The following proteins come from a genomic window of Nostoc sp. TCL26-01:
- a CDS encoding SDR family oxidoreductase — protein MTTPKRIAVVTGSNRGLGYAISRKLSDIGVHVILTSRKEAEGLAAKQQLANEGFDADYHLLDVTNDASVQQFTEWLRETYGKVDILVNNAGVNPTPKPEESSLLTVNLETMQTTFETNVLAVVRISQALIPLMKEQNYGRIVNISTEMASLTAISTDYYPLAPSYRLSKIGVNGITVILAKELQDTNILVNAYSPGWMKTDMGGENAPFTAEEGAETAIYLATLPDGGAQGKFFAEMRKFGGPVQVQW, from the coding sequence ATGACAACTCCCAAAAGAATTGCTGTAGTCACAGGTAGTAATCGAGGGTTAGGCTATGCAATTTCCCGTAAATTATCTGACATTGGTGTCCATGTAATTCTCACAAGTCGCAAAGAAGCAGAAGGTTTAGCAGCCAAACAGCAACTAGCCAATGAAGGGTTTGATGCAGACTATCATCTACTCGATGTAACTAATGATGCTAGCGTCCAACAATTTACTGAGTGGTTGCGGGAAACCTATGGCAAAGTAGATATTTTAGTTAACAATGCAGGTGTCAATCCTACACCAAAGCCAGAAGAGTCTAGCTTGCTGACGGTTAACCTAGAAACGATGCAAACTACCTTTGAAACCAATGTTCTGGCAGTAGTCAGAATTTCTCAAGCATTAATCCCCCTCATGAAAGAGCAAAACTACGGACGCATAGTCAATATCTCCACAGAAATGGCATCTTTAACTGCCATTTCCACAGACTATTATCCCTTAGCACCCTCTTATCGCCTCTCGAAAATCGGAGTCAATGGTATCACAGTCATTCTTGCTAAAGAACTCCAAGATACAAATATCCTCGTTAACGCCTATTCTCCCGGCTGGATGAAGACTGACATGGGTGGTGAAAATGCACCTTTTACAGCCGAAGAAGGAGCCGAAACAGCCATTTATCTAGCAACACTTCCCGATGGCGGCGCGCAAGGCAAGTTTTTTGCCGAAATGCGGAAGTTTGGCGGCCCTGTGCAAGTGCAGTGGTAG